The following proteins are encoded in a genomic region of Gemmatimonadaceae bacterium:
- a CDS encoding ABC transporter ATP-binding protein yields the protein MNHEIISRYIRQPTQLPNELRARIELAWDAEPVRLYALADLDQGLTLGETWMTLGNRHVAIARTAPSGVWEVQSIERTRIRAVQLSPGLSANVLLLLGEPNDAPLAMVRYTQRQRGAFENIRFVLEESIAGRIVTPMPEEADRVYADAVARPVRDAQALVAGRESAVILRLLGYLAPYGRQVTIGLIAAAIVTLASLVPPYLAGFLLDKVVRPAQAGTLAHAQAVRLAWLAVGAMALLYVVRQGAAHMRLRLMSVLGEWVARDLRSELYSHIQRLSLSFFSRKKTGSLITRVTADTDRLWEFIAFGVVDVSLSAVMLLGLGVVLLTLDWRLGLVMTLPVPLFCWLIYWHGESLNGRFIRAWRKWSRLTDVLGDTIPGIRVVKAFNQETREIGRFVDRNDAVTDEFNQIHRMWTTFWPLLMFAVHTTTVVVWVFAVPRLLGIGQPLSAGVFVSFLLYTTMFVAPIEVIGQMVRTVNRATSSAHRVFEVLDSEPEVRDIPDPVRLSPVRGRVEFENVTFAYDGVRQILRGVSFIVEPGELIGLVGQSGGGKSTVVSLVARFYDATGGAVRVDGVDLRTIDTGHYREQIGIVLQDPYLFHGTVLENIRYGLPSASLGAVIAAAKAANAHDFICKLGQGYDTIVGERGHTLSGGERQRISIARAILHNPRILILDEATSSVDTETERQIQEALERLIKGRTVFAIAHRLSTLRRASRLFVIEKGRLAEAGTHRELLGKPNGIYKRLYEMQLQLQ from the coding sequence ATGAATCACGAAATAATCAGCCGCTATATCCGCCAGCCTACCCAGCTCCCGAACGAGCTGCGCGCGCGCATCGAGCTGGCGTGGGACGCAGAGCCAGTCCGCCTGTACGCACTCGCCGACCTGGATCAGGGGCTCACGCTGGGCGAGACCTGGATGACGTTAGGCAACCGGCACGTGGCGATTGCGCGGACGGCACCGAGCGGCGTCTGGGAGGTGCAATCCATCGAGCGCACGCGGATCCGCGCCGTACAGCTGTCACCGGGGCTCAGCGCGAACGTGCTGCTGCTCCTCGGTGAGCCCAACGATGCCCCGCTGGCGATGGTACGCTACACGCAGCGACAGCGCGGTGCCTTCGAGAACATCCGGTTCGTGCTCGAGGAGTCGATCGCCGGCCGGATCGTCACTCCGATGCCGGAAGAGGCCGACCGCGTTTATGCGGACGCGGTCGCGCGGCCCGTGCGCGATGCACAAGCGCTGGTCGCTGGGCGCGAGTCGGCGGTGATCCTTCGCTTGCTCGGGTACCTCGCGCCCTACGGTCGCCAAGTCACGATCGGTTTGATCGCCGCGGCCATTGTGACGTTGGCCAGCCTCGTGCCGCCGTACCTTGCGGGATTTCTGCTCGACAAAGTCGTTAGGCCTGCGCAAGCGGGCACGCTCGCGCATGCACAGGCGGTGCGGCTGGCGTGGCTTGCCGTCGGCGCGATGGCGCTGCTCTATGTCGTGCGCCAGGGCGCCGCGCACATGCGTCTTCGCTTGATGTCAGTCCTGGGGGAGTGGGTCGCGCGCGATCTGCGCTCCGAGCTGTACTCGCACATTCAGCGCCTCAGTCTCTCCTTCTTCTCTCGCAAGAAGACGGGAAGCCTGATCACGCGCGTCACGGCGGACACCGATCGCCTGTGGGAATTCATCGCCTTCGGCGTCGTCGACGTGTCACTGTCGGCAGTGATGTTGCTCGGCCTGGGCGTCGTGCTGCTCACGCTCGACTGGAGGCTCGGTCTCGTGATGACCTTACCCGTGCCGCTGTTCTGTTGGCTGATCTACTGGCACGGCGAATCGCTCAACGGGCGATTCATTCGGGCCTGGCGAAAGTGGTCGCGGCTGACGGATGTGCTCGGCGACACCATCCCGGGCATTCGCGTGGTGAAGGCGTTCAATCAGGAAACGCGCGAGATCGGCCGCTTCGTCGATCGCAATGACGCGGTCACGGACGAGTTCAACCAGATCCACCGGATGTGGACCACCTTCTGGCCGCTGCTGATGTTCGCGGTGCACACGACGACGGTGGTCGTGTGGGTGTTCGCGGTGCCGCGCTTGTTAGGCATCGGCCAGCCATTGTCCGCCGGCGTGTTTGTTTCCTTTTTACTCTACACCACGATGTTCGTGGCGCCGATCGAAGTCATCGGCCAGATGGTGCGGACAGTAAATCGGGCAACTTCATCCGCGCACCGAGTCTTCGAAGTACTCGACAGCGAGCCGGAAGTGCGCGACATCCCGGATCCGGTGCGGCTCTCGCCAGTGCGCGGGCGCGTCGAGTTCGAGAATGTGACGTTCGCCTACGACGGCGTGCGTCAGATTCTTCGCGGCGTGAGCTTCATCGTGGAGCCGGGCGAGTTGATCGGACTCGTCGGACAGTCGGGCGGCGGCAAGTCGACGGTCGTGAGCCTGGTCGCGCGTTTCTACGATGCGACGGGCGGCGCCGTACGCGTCGACGGCGTCGATCTGCGCACGATCGACACGGGCCACTACCGGGAGCAGATCGGCATCGTGTTGCAGGATCCGTATCTGTTCCACGGTACGGTGCTCGAGAATATTCGGTACGGCTTGCCGAGCGCGTCGTTAGGTGCGGTGATCGCGGCGGCCAAGGCGGCGAACGCGCATGACTTCATCTGTAAGCTCGGGCAGGGCTACGATACGATCGTTGGCGAGCGTGGGCACACGCTCTCGGGCGGCGAGCGCCAGCGCATCTCGATTGCGCGGGCGATTCTGCACAATCCGCGCATTCTCATTCTCGACGAAGCCACGAGCAGCGTCGACACCGAGACCGAGCGACAGATCCAGGAGGCGTTGGAGCGACTGATCAAAGGGCGAACCGTGTTTGCGATTGCTCACCGGCTGTCGACGCTCCGTCGTGCATCGCGGCTGTTCGTGATCGAGAAAGGCCGCCTGGCCGAAGCAGGAACGCATCGCGAATTGCTCGGGAAGCCTAACGGTATTTACAAGCGACTGTATGAGATGCAGTTGCAACTGCAATGA
- a CDS encoding DUF1854 domain-containing protein: MTALEIEREEESESIRLRSSPDGRLIAFTERGPVTVRVRQCFPWSEPQRHLSLRDMEEREVALVEDPAMLDPASREALERALAEAGFVLEVTRVVSIEEEVEIRQWEVETRHGVRSFQTHLDDWPRSLPGGGLLIRDVAGDLYRLTVTEMDKHSRDLLWAFVD; the protein is encoded by the coding sequence ATGACTGCTCTGGAAATCGAACGTGAGGAAGAGAGCGAATCAATCCGGTTGCGCAGTTCACCGGACGGCCGGCTGATCGCCTTCACCGAACGAGGCCCCGTAACGGTGCGGGTACGGCAATGCTTTCCGTGGTCCGAGCCGCAGCGGCATCTGTCGTTGCGCGACATGGAAGAGCGCGAGGTCGCGCTCGTCGAGGATCCGGCGATGCTCGATCCGGCATCGCGCGAAGCCTTGGAGCGCGCGCTGGCCGAGGCGGGCTTCGTGCTCGAGGTGACGCGCGTCGTCTCGATCGAGGAGGAAGTGGAGATCCGCCAGTGGGAGGTCGAGACGCGTCACGGCGTGCGGTCGTTTCAGACGCATCTAGACGACTGGCCGCGATCGCTGCCGGGCGGCGGGCTGCTCATCCGCGACGTCGCGGGTGACTTGTACCGCCTAACGGTGACGGAGATGGACAAGCACAGCAGAGATTTGCTCTGGGCGTTCGTCGACTAG
- the sthA gene encoding Si-specific NAD(P)(+) transhydrogenase: MEYEYDLVVIGSGPAGQKGAIAAAKLGKRVAVVDRREMTGGVCVHTGTIPSKTLREAILYLSGFRQRTFYGKDYVVSDHISARDLAHRVQRVVEREVEVVRNQLRRNGVTSLIGTARFIDPHTIEVVPENAPVIRVSGAHILIACGTRSACTPEIPLDGRFVFDSDQLPDVPDLPRELIVVGAGVIGLEYASMLTALDIKVTIIDQRPALLDFVDREMIEALSYHMRRRGATFRLGETVTRVEREPQGRVVAHLESGKRVHGGALLYTVGRQPNTDLLDLAAAGLEADPRGRITVDENFRTSVPHVYAAGDVIGFPSLASSSSEQGRLASNHMFGGNHRRAAAELLPYGIYTVPEMSMIGRTEQQLTAARIPYEVGIAKYEELAKGQILGDETGLLKMLFDPETLLLLGVHAIGDGAAELIHIAQAVLAFGGTIEYFRDTVFNYPTLAEAYKVAALAGLNRL, encoded by the coding sequence ATGGAATACGAATACGACCTCGTCGTCATCGGGAGCGGTCCCGCGGGACAGAAGGGCGCGATCGCGGCGGCGAAGCTAGGCAAGCGAGTCGCCGTCGTCGACCGACGCGAGATGACGGGCGGCGTGTGCGTTCACACCGGCACTATTCCGAGCAAAACGCTCCGCGAGGCAATTCTCTACCTTTCGGGATTCCGGCAGCGGACGTTCTACGGAAAGGACTACGTCGTCAGCGATCATATCTCCGCGCGCGACCTCGCTCATCGGGTTCAGCGCGTGGTCGAGCGTGAGGTCGAGGTCGTTCGGAATCAGTTGCGGCGGAACGGCGTCACCTCGCTGATCGGCACCGCCCGCTTCATCGATCCCCACACGATCGAGGTGGTCCCCGAGAACGCGCCCGTCATTCGGGTCAGCGGTGCGCATATTCTCATCGCGTGTGGTACGCGGTCCGCGTGTACGCCAGAGATTCCACTCGACGGGCGCTTCGTCTTCGACTCCGATCAACTGCCCGACGTGCCCGATCTGCCGCGTGAGCTCATTGTCGTCGGCGCGGGCGTCATCGGACTCGAATACGCGTCGATGCTCACGGCGCTCGACATCAAGGTCACGATCATCGATCAACGTCCAGCGTTGCTCGATTTCGTCGACCGCGAGATGATCGAGGCCTTGAGCTATCACATGCGTCGCCGAGGAGCGACGTTCCGTCTTGGTGAGACGGTGACGCGCGTCGAACGCGAGCCGCAGGGTCGTGTCGTCGCGCATCTCGAGAGTGGGAAACGCGTGCACGGGGGCGCGTTGCTCTACACCGTCGGCCGCCAGCCAAATACCGACCTCCTCGACCTCGCGGCTGCCGGTCTCGAGGCAGACCCTCGCGGCCGAATTACCGTCGATGAGAACTTTCGAACGTCGGTGCCGCACGTCTACGCCGCGGGCGACGTCATCGGCTTCCCCTCGCTCGCCTCGTCGTCGAGCGAGCAGGGCCGGCTCGCGAGCAATCATATGTTCGGTGGCAATCATCGCCGCGCCGCGGCGGAGCTTCTTCCGTACGGGATTTACACGGTGCCGGAGATGTCGATGATCGGACGGACCGAGCAACAGCTCACAGCTGCACGCATCCCTTACGAAGTCGGGATCGCGAAGTATGAGGAGCTCGCGAAGGGCCAGATCCTCGGCGACGAGACGGGGCTGCTCAAGATGCTCTTCGATCCCGAGACGCTCCTCTTGTTAGGCGTACACGCGATCGGCGACGGCGCCGCCGAGCTGATTCACATTGCGCAGGCGGTGCTCGCGTTCGGCGGAACGATCGAATACTTCCGGGACACGGTGTTCAACTATCCGACGTTGGCGGAAGCGTACAAGGTGGCGGCGCTGGCGGGCTTGAATCGACTGTAA
- a CDS encoding LytTR family DNA-binding domain-containing protein, translating to MISVIVVDDENIARRRLARLIEETGEAKVVAECAGGRDAVGRIATLEPEMVFLDVQMPDLDGFGVLQALDGSPLPAIVFVTAFDQYAVRAFDVHAVDYLLKPYDTSRFREAFARAKERIETCVRSDEDGRLRSLLRDYLSDDVRANAARDYLDRVAVKVDGVLRIVRTTDVDWWETDGNYVRLHVGPANHLIRATATSIETQLDPKQFLRIHRRYIVNIDRVVEVQPWFGGDSIVLLKGGAKLRLSRTYRERLHSRLLGVRGEGAEVPAR from the coding sequence ATGATCAGCGTCATCGTCGTAGACGACGAGAACATCGCGCGACGTCGCCTTGCCCGTCTCATCGAAGAGACCGGTGAAGCCAAGGTCGTCGCGGAGTGCGCGGGCGGCCGCGACGCCGTCGGCCGGATTGCGACGCTCGAACCGGAGATGGTTTTTCTCGACGTGCAGATGCCCGACCTCGACGGCTTCGGCGTGCTGCAAGCGCTCGACGGCAGTCCCTTGCCGGCGATCGTGTTCGTTACCGCGTTCGACCAGTACGCGGTTCGCGCCTTCGACGTGCACGCCGTTGATTATCTGCTCAAGCCGTACGACACGTCCCGCTTCCGCGAAGCCTTTGCGCGCGCCAAGGAGCGGATCGAAACGTGTGTCCGCTCGGACGAGGACGGCCGGCTTCGATCGCTGCTTCGAGACTATCTCTCCGACGACGTGCGGGCGAACGCCGCTCGGGACTACCTGGACCGAGTGGCGGTGAAGGTCGACGGCGTGCTCCGGATCGTGCGGACCACCGACGTGGACTGGTGGGAGACGGACGGGAACTACGTGCGGCTGCATGTCGGACCGGCGAACCATCTGATCCGGGCGACCGCGACGAGCATCGAGACCCAACTCGACCCGAAGCAGTTCCTCCGGATTCATCGGCGGTACATCGTCAATATCGATCGGGTGGTCGAGGTCCAGCCGTGGTTCGGCGGCGACAGTATTGTGCTCCTCAAAGGTGGCGCAAAGCTGCGCCTGTCGCGGACTTATCGCGAGCGACTCCATTCGCGGCTCCTTGGCGTTCGCGGGGAAGGAGCGGAGGTTCCTGCGCGCTAG
- a CDS encoding histidine kinase — protein MSLDASPMAAVGRGSLMQRARAALFVLLAWLAFAAVELIVSAALDHDAATVWSREILVDLTMAVYWSAITVPIAAWHRRVRASGRGVGGMLVLHFPLLVLATIGDTMVTRSSLHYFAGVTPAAPFIATLTFFADFDTLCYLGVIVVVDGLIARDAALAGERRTARLEALLGRARLEYLEAQLQPHFLFNALGAVSELAYEAPAAALRVLRQLALIFRTALNARSGEVTLGEELVAIEPYLDIQRLRFPDWLRIDYDVGGDTLDCLVPRFVLQPLVENAIRHGLTGRIAAGCIEISSKLVDGRLVLRVADNGVGLRQVGSRSGYGIGLTNVRDRLTTLYGPGDQLRLVDAEGGGAVAEVALPARRSVDAPATPNVVPLPDDLTESPDGKDTGDSLHPVVPYDRLRRAASLTGIWITCGLLWTIQSYAYLRIRNRLGDYTLFGLTVHDVSAALLWAGIAPIAFAATARFPLTRARLALRLPLYLLGTAAIAIVHAAVLIRVFTPKLALWSSANANTFVLNVLIVAVLECIGHRRQLIEWMRERERAAAALSAELRTARQRATRMQAIPPVVLRALDRVIDAVNAEPSPRRTEQLTTRLGDYLRVAIECSDEGDVTAEREQSLARSLAHLERLAGPPIPGSVPSSPSTLTRL, from the coding sequence TCGTCGACCTAACGATGGCGGTCTACTGGAGCGCGATCACCGTCCCCATTGCTGCCTGGCACCGGCGTGTCCGTGCGTCGGGTCGGGGTGTGGGCGGCATGCTCGTTCTGCACTTTCCGCTGCTGGTGCTCGCGACAATCGGAGACACGATGGTCACGCGCTCGAGTCTGCACTATTTCGCCGGGGTCACGCCCGCCGCGCCGTTCATCGCGACGCTCACCTTCTTCGCCGACTTCGACACGCTGTGCTACCTCGGCGTCATCGTCGTGGTCGATGGCCTGATCGCGCGCGACGCCGCGCTGGCCGGTGAGCGACGCACCGCGCGTCTCGAGGCGCTTCTCGGTCGGGCAAGGCTCGAATACCTCGAGGCGCAGCTGCAGCCGCACTTCCTCTTCAACGCCCTCGGCGCGGTCTCGGAGCTTGCCTACGAAGCACCGGCGGCTGCGCTCCGCGTTCTGCGCCAGCTCGCCCTCATCTTTCGGACGGCGCTCAACGCTCGGTCGGGTGAGGTCACGTTGGGCGAGGAGCTCGTCGCCATCGAGCCCTATCTCGATATTCAGCGACTGCGCTTCCCGGACTGGCTGCGCATCGACTACGACGTCGGCGGTGATACGCTCGACTGTCTCGTCCCACGCTTCGTGCTTCAGCCCCTCGTGGAGAATGCGATCCGTCACGGGCTCACCGGCCGGATCGCCGCAGGGTGCATCGAGATCTCCTCGAAGCTCGTCGACGGCCGGCTCGTGTTGCGGGTCGCCGACAATGGCGTTGGGCTGCGACAGGTCGGGTCGCGCTCGGGGTATGGCATCGGCCTCACCAACGTGCGCGATCGACTAACGACACTCTACGGACCTGGCGACCAGCTCCGGCTCGTCGACGCCGAGGGCGGCGGCGCGGTCGCCGAAGTTGCGCTGCCCGCGCGACGGAGCGTCGATGCACCAGCAACGCCAAATGTCGTTCCGCTGCCCGACGATCTCACCGAGTCGCCTGACGGCAAGGACACAGGCGATAGCCTCCATCCCGTTGTGCCGTACGACCGGCTCCGTCGCGCCGCCAGCCTCACGGGTATCTGGATTACATGTGGTCTGCTCTGGACGATCCAGAGCTACGCCTATCTGCGCATTCGCAACCGCCTCGGCGATTACACATTGTTCGGGCTCACTGTGCACGACGTGTCGGCGGCGCTCCTCTGGGCGGGCATCGCGCCGATCGCGTTCGCCGCGACCGCCCGCTTCCCACTGACGCGTGCGCGTCTTGCCTTACGTTTGCCGCTCTATCTCCTCGGCACAGCGGCGATTGCGATCGTCCACGCCGCGGTCCTGATCCGGGTATTCACGCCGAAGCTCGCACTCTGGTCGTCGGCGAACGCGAATACGTTCGTTTTGAATGTTCTCATCGTTGCCGTTCTCGAGTGCATCGGCCATCGCCGGCAATTGATCGAATGGATGCGGGAGCGCGAGCGGGCAGCCGCCGCGCTCTCGGCTGAATTGCGTACGGCACGACAGCGGGCCACGCGGATGCAGGCGATTCCGCCCGTCGTGCTACGGGCACTCGATCGCGTGATCGACGCGGTGAACGCCGAGCCGTCGCCGCGCCGCACGGAGCAGTTGACGACGCGCCTTGGCGACTATCTCCGCGTCGCGATCGAGTGCAGCGACGAGGGAGATGTGACCGCCGAGCGCGAGCAGTCGCTTGCGCGAAGTCTCGCGCACCTCGAGCGCCTCGCAGGACCGCCCATCCCTGGGTCAGTTCCCTCCTCCCCCTCCACTCTCACACGCTTATGA